The Bos javanicus breed banteng chromosome 18, ARS-OSU_banteng_1.0, whole genome shotgun sequence genome has a segment encoding these proteins:
- the LOC133229479 gene encoding vomeronasal type-1 receptor 4-like: protein MSVHKDALRNAGEATVKTIFLFQVVVGALGNAILFSRSISPVLLGHKQRPTQMVLPHLAVANLLVLLSPGVPHTMAAFVSRKPLSGLGCKLVYYVQRVARSTTLCSTCVLSTYQSFTLIPRRAEWVMLRGRAPKVIGPSCCTCWVFSLLMYILVPLKITGPWDTHNYTDTWGKWFCSPLATNAGFFYLWSVLDAVFLTLMVWSSGSMVLLLLRHHQRVQYIHTPTGHHRCPPETRAAHTILMLVVTFVIVYILNSTFSFYITVVLEFRLWLIQTSDVLGSCFPTVSPFLLLLRDPKTPRICSGVNRNNA, encoded by the coding sequence ATGTCTGTTCATAAAGATGCCCTGAGAAATGCAGGGGAGGCCACTGTGAAAACCATCTTTCTGTTCCAGGTGGTGGTTGGGGCTCTGGGCAATGCCATCCTTTTCTCCCGCAGCATCTCTCCAGTCTTACTGGGCCACAAGCAGAGACCCACACAGATGGTTCTGCCACATTTGGCTGTGGCCAACCTCCTGGTTCTTCTCTCCCCTGGGGTTCCCCACACAATGGCAGCTTTTGTGTCAAGGAAGCCCCTGTCGGGTCTTGGGTGTAAGCTTGTGTATTACGTACAGAGGGTGGCTCGCAGCACCACCCTGTGCTCCACCTGTGTCCTGAGCACCTATCAGTCCTTCACTCTCATCCCCAGAAGAGCGGAGTGGGTGATGCTCAGAGGAAGGGCCCCCAAGGTCATTGGTCCTTCCTGCTGCACCTGCTGGGTGTTCAGTCTCTTGATGTACATCCTCGTTCCTCTGAAAATCACTGGTCCTTGGGATACACACAACTATACTGATACTTGGGGCAAGTGGTTCTGTTCACCCTTAGCTACTAATGCAGGCTTTTTCTACCTGTGGTCTGTCTTGGATGCCGTGTTTCTTACCCTCATGGTCTGGTCCAGTGGCTCCATGGTGCTTCTCCTGCTCAGACACCACCAGAGGGTGCAGTATATTCACACCCCCACTGGGCACCACAGATGCCCCCCAGAGACCAGAGCTGCCCACACCATCCTGATGCTGGTGGTCACCTTTGTCATCGTTTACATACTgaattctactttttctttttatatcactGTTGTTTTAGAGTTTCGTCTGTGGTTGATACAGACTTCTGATGTCTTGGGTTCAtgttttcccactgtttccccctttCTTCTGCTCCTAAGGGATCCTAAAACTCCTAGGATCTGCTCTGGAGTCAATAGAAATAATGCTTAA